The following proteins come from a genomic window of Geothrix edaphica:
- a CDS encoding DNA-directed RNA polymerase subunit omega — protein MTQRTIVRVPEEIANKYRFVVVAGKRCDQLQRGAFPKVEVVVPVNKHGQAQDAPKLASFWGQVAMAEVEENRIAFEEPEIITIEDTTVVPISGE, from the coding sequence ATGACCCAGCGCACCATCGTCCGTGTACCAGAAGAAATCGCCAACAAGTACCGCTTCGTCGTCGTGGCGGGCAAGCGCTGCGACCAGCTCCAGCGCGGCGCCTTCCCCAAGGTCGAAGTGGTCGTCCCCGTGAACAAGCACGGCCAGGCCCAGGATGCCCCCAAGCTGGCCTCCTTCTGGGGCCAAGTGGCCATGGCCGAGGTCGAGGAGAACCGTATCGCCTTCGAAGAGCCCGAGATCATCACCATCGAGGACACGACGGTGGTCCCCATCTCCGGCGAGTGA
- a CDS encoding TetR/AcrR family transcriptional regulator, whose protein sequence is MPSPARPRGPKPNRMDPDQILDAAQEVFARDGLRAASLRAIAKQAGCDPALIYYHFDSKEAMFTALLARRFPPILQDLERVAAPGDPRSTALRLWEVVRIYHRHLKDDPAIRSLIRGEIVRGAEGLSDLIEARIRPIVMAIRSILDQGIARGELRADLHTLLGTFFLARMHLEILDLLPTVLPRLMGLPHDQAVETGLQVWFDLYWRGVARDPLAPLPPLPGLAADPIPIKETRP, encoded by the coding sequence ATGCCCTCCCCTGCCCGCCCTCGCGGCCCCAAGCCCAATCGGATGGACCCGGACCAGATCCTGGACGCCGCCCAGGAGGTCTTCGCCCGGGACGGCCTCCGGGCGGCCAGCCTGCGGGCCATCGCGAAGCAGGCCGGGTGCGATCCGGCCCTCATCTACTACCACTTCGACAGCAAGGAGGCCATGTTCACGGCCCTGCTGGCCCGCCGCTTCCCGCCCATCCTCCAGGATCTCGAGAGGGTGGCGGCGCCCGGAGATCCCCGCTCCACCGCCCTCAGGCTCTGGGAGGTCGTCCGGATCTACCACCGGCACCTCAAGGATGATCCCGCGATCCGATCCCTCATCCGGGGCGAGATCGTGCGCGGAGCCGAGGGGCTCTCGGACCTCATCGAGGCGCGGATCCGTCCCATCGTGATGGCCATCCGGAGCATCCTCGACCAGGGCATCGCGCGGGGGGAGCTGCGAGCGGACCTCCATACCCTGCTGGGCACCTTCTTTCTCGCGAGGATGCACCTCGAGATCCTCGACCTGCTGCCCACCGTGCTGCCCCGTCTCATGGGACTGCCCCATGACCAGGCCGTGGAGACCGGGCTGCAGGTCTGGTTCGACCTGTATTGGCGGGGTGTCGCCCGGGACCCGCTCGCTCCGTTGCCGCCCCTGCCCGGACTTGCGGCAGACCCCATCCCCATCAAGGAGACCCGTCCATGA
- a CDS encoding efflux RND transporter periplasmic adaptor subunit has protein sequence MRPADRHLPITTLVLLAGTAFLATGCGNHQENRLKLSGNIEVIQVEASFRVPGKVLERPVDEGQVVQAGQLIARLDARDLEQQVAMRQADAATARAALDAALAGSRKEEIEASRAALEQANADLRRLEPDEARLRDLQQQGILSVRDYEASRASLEAARGKVRQADQQFTLIRKGPRKEDIDQVRARFEQAQQALALARTQLGYATLTAPTAGVILSKNVEPMEYVSPGTAVVTMADLGQVWLRAYVEESDLGRVKVGQKAFVTSDSFPGKRYEGRVGFIASEAEFTPKTVQTRKERTKLVYRIKIDIPNPAQELKPGMPVDAEIALDGR, from the coding sequence ATGAGACCGGCAGACCGGCACCTTCCCATCACCACGCTGGTTCTCCTGGCCGGCACGGCCTTCCTGGCCACCGGCTGCGGGAACCACCAGGAGAACCGCCTCAAGCTCTCGGGCAACATCGAAGTCATCCAGGTGGAGGCCAGCTTCCGGGTGCCAGGCAAGGTGCTGGAGCGCCCGGTGGATGAGGGCCAGGTGGTCCAGGCCGGACAGCTCATCGCCCGGCTCGACGCCAGGGACCTGGAGCAGCAGGTGGCCATGCGCCAGGCGGACGCCGCCACCGCCAGAGCCGCCTTGGACGCGGCGCTGGCCGGATCGCGCAAGGAGGAGATCGAAGCCTCCAGGGCCGCCCTGGAGCAGGCCAACGCCGATCTCCGGAGGCTGGAGCCCGACGAGGCCCGGCTGCGCGACCTCCAGCAGCAGGGCATCCTCTCGGTGCGCGACTACGAGGCCAGCCGGGCCTCCCTCGAGGCGGCCCGCGGCAAGGTCCGGCAGGCGGATCAGCAGTTCACCCTCATCCGCAAGGGACCCCGGAAAGAGGACATCGACCAGGTCCGGGCCCGGTTCGAGCAGGCCCAGCAGGCCCTCGCCCTGGCCCGGACCCAGCTGGGCTACGCCACCCTCACGGCGCCGACCGCCGGCGTGATCCTCTCCAAGAACGTCGAGCCCATGGAGTACGTCTCGCCGGGCACGGCGGTCGTGACCATGGCAGATCTCGGGCAGGTCTGGCTGCGCGCCTACGTGGAGGAGTCGGATCTGGGCCGCGTGAAGGTGGGCCAGAAGGCGTTCGTCACATCCGATTCCTTCCCCGGGAAGCGCTACGAGGGCCGCGTGGGCTTCATCGCCTCCGAGGCCGAGTTCACGCCCAAGACCGTCCAGACCCGCAAGGAGCGCACGAAGCTGGTCTACCGCATCAAGATCGACATCCCCAACCCGGCCCAGGAGCTCAAGCCCGGCATGCCCGTGGACGCCGAGATCGCCCTGGACGGCCGGTGA
- a CDS encoding ABC transporter ATP-binding protein, which produces METVRTQALTRRFGDLVALDQLTLAVEEGEIFGLVGPDGAGKTTTMRLLTGILEPTSGEAWVDGLHAVRDAEAIKDRIGYMAQRFGLYPDLTVQENIDFYADLYEVPKAGRNERVERLLAFSNLTPFRRRHAGNLSGGMKQKLGLACALIHTPRVLFLDEPTNGVDPVSRRDFWRILYQLQQERVTIFVSTAYLDEAERCNRIGLLHQGRLLACDTVEGVKGLLKGALLEVRCESPRRAAGILRAADLGSVALFGDRIHVLAADADRGRTAVEAALQAEGIPALEIQVIEPTLEDIFTSAIPEVALG; this is translated from the coding sequence ATGGAGACCGTTCGGACCCAGGCGCTCACGCGCCGCTTCGGGGATCTCGTGGCCCTCGACCAGCTGACCCTGGCCGTGGAGGAGGGGGAGATCTTCGGGCTCGTGGGGCCGGACGGTGCGGGCAAGACCACCACCATGCGCCTGCTGACCGGAATCCTCGAGCCCACCTCGGGCGAGGCGTGGGTCGACGGGCTGCACGCCGTGCGGGATGCGGAGGCCATCAAGGACCGCATCGGCTACATGGCCCAGCGCTTCGGCCTGTACCCGGATCTCACGGTGCAGGAGAACATCGACTTCTACGCTGACCTCTACGAAGTCCCGAAGGCCGGCCGGAACGAGCGCGTCGAACGGCTCCTGGCCTTCAGCAACCTCACGCCCTTCCGGCGCCGCCACGCGGGCAACCTCTCCGGAGGGATGAAGCAGAAGCTGGGGCTCGCCTGCGCGCTCATCCACACCCCCCGGGTGCTCTTCCTGGACGAGCCGACGAACGGCGTGGATCCGGTCTCCCGCCGGGACTTCTGGCGCATCCTCTACCAGCTTCAGCAGGAGCGGGTGACCATCTTCGTCTCCACGGCCTACCTGGACGAGGCCGAGCGCTGCAACCGCATCGGCCTGCTCCACCAGGGCAGGCTCCTGGCTTGCGACACCGTGGAGGGTGTGAAGGGCCTGCTGAAGGGCGCGCTCCTGGAGGTCCGCTGCGAGTCCCCCCGGCGGGCCGCGGGGATCCTGCGCGCCGCCGACCTCGGCTCCGTGGCCCTTTTCGGCGACCGCATCCATGTGCTCGCCGCAGACGCGGACCGGGGCCGGACCGCCGTGGAGGCCGCCCTCCAGGCCGAGGGGATCCCCGCGCTGGAGATCCAGGTGATCGAGCCCACCCTCGAGGACATCTTCACCTCCGCGATTCCCGAGGTGGCGCTTGGCTGA
- a CDS encoding ABC transporter ATP-binding protein, translating into MAEFAVTLRNLERRFGDFVAVNRISLDVRQGEIFGFLGPNGAGKSTTIRMLCGLLEPTGGQGTVAGHDIRTEREEIKRGIGYMSQKFSLYDDLTVEENIDFFSGIYGVPHDKKAGRKAWVLDMAHLVEHRHTRTGLLPGGWKQRLSLGCALLHEPRVLFLDEPTSGVDPLSRRSFWDLIYQLAGEGVTVFVTTHYMEEAEYCDRLGLIYRGELVALGTPSEMKGELMADQVLRVSCDRSHEALGVAATVAGVRDAALFGQDIHLMTEDAEALAPRLRQALVAAGFQVGTVERIAPSLEDVFVSLIEARDRADGAQQEFRA; encoded by the coding sequence TTGGCTGAGTTCGCCGTGACCCTGCGCAACCTCGAGCGGCGGTTCGGGGACTTCGTGGCCGTCAACCGCATCAGCCTCGACGTGCGCCAGGGCGAGATCTTCGGCTTCCTCGGCCCCAACGGCGCGGGCAAGTCCACCACCATCCGGATGCTCTGCGGCCTGCTGGAACCCACCGGCGGGCAGGGCACCGTGGCCGGGCACGACATCCGCACCGAACGCGAGGAGATCAAGCGGGGCATCGGCTACATGAGCCAGAAATTCAGCCTCTATGACGACCTCACCGTAGAGGAGAACATCGACTTCTTCAGCGGCATCTACGGCGTGCCCCATGACAAGAAGGCCGGGCGGAAGGCCTGGGTGCTGGATATGGCCCACCTCGTGGAGCACCGCCACACGCGGACGGGCCTGCTCCCCGGCGGCTGGAAGCAGCGTCTGTCCCTGGGTTGCGCCCTGCTCCACGAACCCCGGGTGCTCTTCCTGGATGAGCCGACATCCGGCGTGGATCCCCTGAGCCGGCGGTCCTTCTGGGACCTCATCTATCAGCTGGCCGGCGAGGGGGTCACGGTCTTCGTCACCACCCACTACATGGAGGAGGCCGAGTACTGCGACCGCCTGGGCCTGATCTACCGGGGCGAGCTGGTCGCCCTGGGCACGCCCAGCGAGATGAAGGGCGAGCTCATGGCCGACCAGGTGCTGCGCGTCTCCTGCGACCGCTCCCATGAAGCCCTGGGCGTGGCCGCAACCGTGGCAGGCGTCCGGGACGCGGCCCTCTTCGGGCAGGACATCCACCTCATGACGGAAGACGCCGAAGCCCTCGCGCCCCGCCTCCGCCAGGCCCTCGTGGCAGCCGGCTTCCAGGTGGGCACCGTGGAGCGCATCGCGCCCTCTCTGGAGGATGTCTTCGTCTCCCTCATCGAAGCCCGGGACCGCGCCGACGGCGCCCAGCAGGAGTTCAGGGCATGA
- a CDS encoding ABC transporter permease: protein MSPLNLHRLRAVARKEFIHVLRDPRALAIAIVLPMIMLMIFGYALTMDLDRVPLAVWDQSRTPQSRELISRFEGSRYFSVTTRPGSYAEVEESIAGGRTMMALVIPVEFGRRVASGRKTEVQVLTDGSDANTTTLALSYADTIVRNYSQELLVEKARQLTGRPPALPLDLRFRAWFNTDMESRIFIVPGLIAVIMMLIAALLTSLTVAREWETGTMEQLISTPLRGSELILGKLAPYFAIGMVDMLLSVLAGRFLFDVPIRGSLLLLFGVSAVYLVGALSLGILISTKAKSQLLASQFAFVATFLPAFLLSGFMFDIGNMPRALQVVTYLIPARYFVTFLRGLYLKGTGLAQLWPECLLMVAFGTLMLGLAIRSFQKRLA from the coding sequence ATGAGCCCCCTCAACCTCCACCGTCTCCGCGCCGTGGCGCGCAAGGAGTTCATCCACGTCCTGCGGGATCCCCGCGCCCTGGCCATCGCCATCGTGCTGCCCATGATCATGCTGATGATCTTCGGCTACGCCCTGACCATGGATCTCGACCGCGTGCCCCTGGCGGTCTGGGACCAGAGCCGCACGCCCCAGAGCCGGGAGCTGATCAGCCGCTTCGAGGGCTCGCGGTATTTCTCCGTGACCACAAGGCCCGGCTCCTACGCCGAGGTGGAGGAATCCATCGCCGGGGGGCGGACGATGATGGCCCTGGTCATTCCAGTCGAGTTCGGCCGGCGGGTCGCCTCCGGAAGGAAGACCGAGGTGCAGGTGCTGACCGATGGCAGCGACGCCAACACCACCACCCTGGCCCTCTCCTACGCCGATACCATCGTGCGGAACTACTCCCAGGAACTCCTGGTGGAAAAAGCCCGGCAGCTGACGGGCCGGCCCCCCGCCCTGCCCCTGGATCTGCGGTTCCGGGCCTGGTTCAACACGGACATGGAGTCCCGGATCTTCATCGTGCCCGGGCTCATCGCCGTGATCATGATGCTCATCGCCGCGCTGCTCACCTCGCTCACGGTGGCGCGGGAGTGGGAGACCGGCACGATGGAGCAGCTCATCTCCACACCGCTCCGGGGAAGCGAGCTGATCCTGGGAAAGCTCGCCCCCTACTTCGCCATCGGCATGGTGGACATGCTGCTCTCCGTGCTGGCCGGCCGCTTCCTGTTCGACGTGCCCATCCGCGGAAGCCTGCTGCTCCTGTTCGGCGTCTCCGCCGTCTACCTGGTGGGGGCGCTCTCCCTGGGCATCCTCATCAGCACCAAGGCCAAGAGCCAGCTCCTGGCCAGCCAGTTCGCCTTCGTGGCCACCTTCCTTCCGGCCTTCCTGCTCTCGGGCTTCATGTTCGACATCGGCAACATGCCCAGGGCCCTCCAGGTGGTGACCTACCTCATCCCGGCCCGGTACTTCGTGACCTTCCTGCGCGGCCTCTACCTCAAGGGGACAGGCCTGGCCCAGCTGTGGCCCGAGTGCCTGCTGATGGTCGCCTTCGGCACCTTGATGCTCGGCCTCGCCATCCGCAGCTTCCAGAAGCGATTGGCCTAG
- a CDS encoding ABC transporter permease yields MLERLYRMLVKEFIQVLRNPRMRAVLFVMPVAQVIIIGYAVNTDVRHVPMAVYDLDRTPATRDLIARFEGSGCFDVVRRITSEPEIQEVLDSGEAKAVLRLNRGFAEALQGGGSARAQFLLDGSDSNTASVALTYAARISADFNRSLLEQRFSRTAGVHLDAEPIALVSRAWFNPNLDSRNFFVPGVLAMLVAVLTIILSSMSIVREREVGTMEQIMVTPIGRLEFILGKTIPFAVIGLVDVALIALIAVFWFRVPLLGFPPILFLGTGLYLLSTLGVGLFISTVSSTQQQAMMTAFFFMLPAFMLSGFVYPIANMPKVVQVLTYLNPLRYYLVIIRGVFLKGLGLEVLWPQMLALTALGTLMLLLAAGRFRKTMG; encoded by the coding sequence ATGCTCGAACGCCTCTACCGGATGCTCGTCAAGGAATTCATCCAGGTGCTCCGGAACCCCAGGATGCGGGCCGTCCTGTTCGTGATGCCCGTGGCCCAGGTGATCATCATCGGATACGCGGTGAATACCGATGTGCGCCACGTGCCCATGGCCGTCTACGACCTGGACCGCACCCCCGCCACCCGCGACCTGATCGCCCGCTTCGAGGGCTCGGGATGCTTCGACGTGGTGCGTCGGATCACCTCCGAACCGGAGATCCAGGAAGTGCTGGACTCCGGGGAAGCGAAGGCGGTCCTCCGGCTCAACCGTGGCTTCGCTGAGGCGTTGCAGGGGGGAGGCAGCGCCCGGGCCCAGTTCCTCCTGGACGGTTCGGACTCCAACACAGCCAGCGTCGCGCTCACCTACGCCGCCAGGATCTCCGCCGACTTCAACCGGTCGCTCCTGGAGCAGCGCTTCTCGCGGACAGCCGGAGTGCACCTCGATGCCGAGCCCATCGCCCTCGTCTCCCGCGCCTGGTTCAACCCCAACCTGGACAGCCGCAACTTCTTCGTGCCGGGCGTCCTGGCCATGCTCGTGGCCGTGCTCACGATCATCCTCTCCAGCATGTCCATCGTGCGGGAACGGGAGGTCGGCACCATGGAGCAGATCATGGTCACGCCCATCGGCCGGCTGGAGTTCATCCTGGGCAAGACCATCCCCTTCGCGGTCATCGGTCTTGTGGACGTCGCCCTCATCGCCCTCATCGCGGTCTTCTGGTTCCGGGTGCCCCTGCTCGGCTTCCCGCCGATCCTGTTCCTAGGCACGGGCCTGTACTTGCTGAGCACGCTCGGCGTCGGCCTCTTCATCTCCACCGTGAGCTCCACCCAGCAGCAGGCCATGATGACTGCCTTCTTCTTCATGCTGCCAGCCTTCATGCTCTCGGGCTTCGTCTATCCCATCGCCAACATGCCCAAGGTGGTGCAGGTCCTCACCTACCTGAACCCCCTCCGGTACTACCTCGTGATCATCCGGGGCGTGTTCCTGAAGGGACTGGGCCTGGAGGTGCTCTGGCCCCAGATGCTGGCCCTGACCGCCCTCGGAACCCTCATGCTGCTCCTGGCCGCGGGGCGGTTCCGGAAGACGATGGGCTGA
- a CDS encoding DODA-type extradiol aromatic ring-opening family dioxygenase, with protein sequence MAESPSLPALFLAHGSPMLALEGGAWGAAVAALGEDLPPLRGILVCSAHWEAGGAFRLSSAEVPGVMHDFGGFPETLYALDYPAPGSPGLAAEAAFLLRATGMEAELEAQRPLDHGAWVPLRYLVPKADVPVVQLSLPRPRTPEQLLAAGRALAPLRDSGVLILGSGGIVHNLRRLDWQDASGPQPWALAFQDWVRARLAAGDAVGLTGWPGAPGATESVPTSEHLDPLFVALGAAQSVPEPVFEGWQLGSLSLASYRFA encoded by the coding sequence ATGGCCGAATCTCCCTCCCTCCCCGCCCTGTTCCTCGCCCACGGCTCGCCCATGCTCGCCCTGGAGGGCGGGGCCTGGGGCGCGGCGGTCGCAGCCCTCGGGGAAGACCTCCCGCCCCTCCGCGGCATCCTGGTCTGCTCGGCCCACTGGGAGGCGGGGGGTGCGTTCCGTCTCTCCTCGGCGGAAGTCCCGGGGGTCATGCACGACTTCGGGGGCTTCCCTGAGACGCTCTATGCCCTGGATTACCCCGCGCCCGGGTCGCCGGGCCTGGCAGCGGAGGCCGCGTTCCTGCTTCGTGCCACGGGAATGGAAGCGGAACTGGAGGCCCAGCGTCCTCTCGATCACGGCGCCTGGGTGCCCCTGCGCTACCTGGTGCCGAAGGCTGATGTCCCCGTGGTGCAGCTCTCGCTGCCCCGGCCCCGGACGCCGGAACAGCTCCTGGCGGCAGGCCGCGCCCTGGCGCCGCTGCGGGATTCTGGCGTACTCATCCTCGGCAGTGGCGGCATCGTCCACAACCTCCGGAGGCTCGACTGGCAGGATGCCTCCGGGCCGCAGCCCTGGGCCCTGGCCTTCCAGGACTGGGTGCGGGCGCGCCTGGCGGCTGGGGACGCTGTCGGACTCACAGGCTGGCCAGGAGCCCCCGGTGCGACGGAATCGGTGCCCACCTCCGAGCACCTGGATCCCCTCTTTGTGGCGCTGGGCGCTGCCCAGTCCGTGCCGGAGCCGGTCTTCGAAGGCTGGCAGCTGGGCAGTCTCAGCCTGGCAAGCTACCGGTTCGCCTGA
- a CDS encoding pyridoxine 5'-phosphate synthase yields MNLRLGVNIDHVATLRQARGGHEPEPVAAALLAQSAGAHGITVHLRSDRRHIQDRDLRVLKDVLAIPLNVECAATPEALEAVVPVRPSWITLVPESREELTTQGGLDAIFLQGMLRPVMRELRSAGIRVSLFVDPVLDQVKMAAKLEADAVELNTGIYSDLPMDSDATLELGRIRDAARLGSRLGLRVLAGHGLDLHNVGPIAAIPEIEELNIGHSLIGRAVLVGLERSVEEMLAAMAETRP; encoded by the coding sequence TTGAACCTCAGGCTTGGCGTGAACATCGATCATGTGGCCACCCTCCGGCAGGCCCGGGGCGGTCATGAGCCCGAGCCCGTGGCGGCGGCCCTGCTGGCCCAGAGCGCCGGGGCCCACGGCATCACAGTCCACCTCCGGAGTGACCGCCGGCACATCCAGGACCGGGATCTCCGTGTGCTGAAGGATGTCCTGGCGATCCCCCTGAATGTGGAGTGCGCCGCCACGCCCGAGGCCCTCGAGGCCGTCGTCCCCGTCCGCCCCTCCTGGATCACCCTGGTGCCGGAAAGCCGGGAGGAACTCACCACCCAGGGCGGGCTGGACGCCATCTTCCTCCAGGGCATGCTGCGCCCCGTGATGCGGGAGCTGCGCAGCGCGGGCATCCGCGTGAGCCTGTTCGTGGACCCGGTGCTCGATCAGGTGAAGATGGCCGCCAAGCTGGAGGCCGACGCGGTGGAGCTGAACACCGGGATCTACAGCGATCTGCCCATGGACTCCGATGCCACCCTCGAGCTCGGCCGCATCCGCGACGCCGCCCGCCTGGGCAGCCGGCTGGGGCTGCGGGTCCTGGCCGGCCACGGGCTGGACCTCCACAACGTGGGCCCCATCGCCGCCATCCCCGAGATTGAGGAGCTGAATATCGGCCACAGCCTCATTGGGCGGGCCGTCCTCGTGGGACTGGAGCGGTCGGTGGAAGAGATGTTGGCCGCCATGGCGGAGACCAGGCCTTGA
- a CDS encoding DUF4388 domain-containing protein has translation MSNLRGTLESIALTDVAQLLHVNRKTGMLQVTSGKTSGVLYFSNGEVIHAETVAGRGETAAFEILEWVSGHFEFLGTQIQVPASIRRTVPDLLMDSARLQDSRRRLHTIFPRLTAVPWPTMRPPQLLEGIKVFAEDRRIMPFFDGYRDFQDVMAATGQNDVAVLQAASLLKDAGRLEVLEPDAHVTVAELKTGLFKKADHLGLPKAMEGWWTVLGPYRHGVANVRVIWPKGPAVERVEFLPGLPEKHVAIPRELMQGWGLSEGAHVKVRPAP, from the coding sequence TTGAGCAATCTCCGCGGTACCTTGGAGAGCATTGCCCTCACGGACGTGGCCCAGCTGCTCCACGTCAACCGGAAGACCGGCATGCTCCAGGTGACCTCGGGCAAGACGAGCGGCGTGCTCTATTTCTCGAATGGCGAGGTGATCCACGCCGAGACCGTGGCGGGCCGCGGCGAGACCGCCGCCTTCGAGATCCTCGAGTGGGTGTCGGGCCACTTCGAGTTCCTCGGCACCCAGATCCAGGTCCCCGCCTCGATCCGCCGCACCGTGCCGGATCTGCTCATGGACTCCGCCCGCCTCCAGGACAGCCGGAGGCGCCTCCACACCATCTTCCCCAGGCTGACCGCCGTCCCCTGGCCCACCATGCGCCCGCCCCAGCTCCTGGAGGGCATCAAGGTGTTCGCGGAGGACCGCCGGATCATGCCCTTCTTCGACGGCTACCGCGACTTCCAGGATGTCATGGCCGCCACGGGGCAGAACGATGTCGCCGTGCTCCAGGCGGCCTCCCTCCTCAAGGACGCGGGGCGGCTGGAGGTGCTGGAGCCGGATGCCCATGTCACCGTGGCGGAACTGAAGACCGGCCTCTTCAAGAAGGCCGATCATCTCGGGTTGCCCAAGGCCATGGAGGGCTGGTGGACCGTGCTCGGCCCCTACCGCCACGGGGTCGCCAACGTGCGGGTCATCTGGCCCAAGGGGCCCGCCGTGGAGCGGGTGGAGTTCCTGCCCGGGCTACCCGAGAAGCATGTCGCCATCCCCAGGGAGCTGATGCAGGGCTGGGGACTGTCCGAAGGCGCCCACGTGAAGGTGCGGCCCGCTCCCTGA
- a CDS encoding fumarylacetoacetate hydrolase family protein: protein MEFVIPIPSAPVLPVAESTACFPVRRIYCVGRNYADHAREMGGNPDREPPFFFGKPSDTVVPRGGDIAYPPLTANLHHEVELVVALGGGGRDIPAAKALACVYGYAVGIDLTRRDLQAKFKDKGQPWEMAKGFDQSAPVSAVMPASRCGHPTSGAIWLSVDGTDRQRGDLAQMTWDVAEVIAHLSAYVALAPGDLIFTGTPSGVGALVRGNRVCCGIEGIGELEIVLV from the coding sequence ATGGAGTTCGTCATCCCCATCCCCTCGGCCCCGGTCCTTCCGGTGGCGGAATCCACGGCCTGCTTCCCCGTGCGCCGGATCTACTGCGTCGGAAGGAACTACGCGGACCATGCCCGGGAGATGGGCGGGAATCCGGACCGCGAGCCCCCGTTCTTCTTCGGCAAGCCGTCGGACACGGTGGTGCCCCGTGGCGGCGACATCGCCTATCCGCCCCTCACCGCGAACCTGCACCATGAAGTGGAGCTGGTGGTGGCCCTGGGCGGCGGCGGTCGGGACATCCCCGCGGCAAAGGCCCTGGCCTGTGTCTATGGCTATGCCGTGGGCATCGACCTCACCCGCCGCGACCTCCAGGCCAAGTTCAAGGACAAGGGGCAGCCCTGGGAGATGGCCAAAGGGTTCGACCAGTCGGCGCCCGTGTCGGCGGTGATGCCCGCCTCGCGCTGCGGTCATCCCACCTCCGGCGCCATCTGGTTGTCGGTGGACGGCACCGATCGCCAGCGCGGGGACCTGGCCCAGATGACCTGGGACGTGGCAGAGGTGATCGCCCACCTGTCCGCCTATGTGGCCCTGGCCCCCGGTGACCTCATCTTCACCGGGACGCCGTCGGGCGTGGGGGCCCTGGTTCGCGGGAACCGCGTCTGCTGCGGCATCGAGGGCATCGGGGAATTGGAGATTGTCCTGGTCTGA